Proteins encoded in a region of the Bacillus sp. T3 genome:
- a CDS encoding HesA/MoeB/ThiF family protein has product MRYERQLIIPQIGQEGQKKLEQSTVTVIGTGGLGSPVLTYLTSAGVGTIRIFDDDIVSESNLNWQFLHNTEDVAKLKTQSAKEKLSKLNPNVKLVLINDRLNTDNAEEYIAGSDVVVDCVDNLATRITVARTCMKLDIPLVEGGVYGFSGYVMDIGRECACLSCIGFDNVIPKTPIPVLGVTAGVIGCMQANECIKLLLGIGEPLYGRMLNYDGLRGTWDEIGIEKSDSCSVHGIYK; this is encoded by the coding sequence GTGAGATACGAAAGACAATTGATAATCCCTCAAATCGGGCAGGAAGGGCAGAAAAAACTGGAGCAAAGTACGGTTACGGTTATTGGTACAGGAGGGCTTGGTTCTCCTGTCCTTACCTATCTCACCAGTGCTGGAGTCGGAACGATTCGAATCTTTGATGATGATATCGTATCGGAATCTAATCTGAACTGGCAGTTTTTACATAACACAGAGGACGTGGCAAAGCTAAAAACTCAATCAGCAAAAGAAAAATTGTCTAAGCTAAATCCGAACGTAAAATTAGTTCTAATCAATGACAGACTGAATACGGATAACGCAGAAGAATATATCGCTGGTTCAGATGTGGTAGTAGATTGTGTTGATAATCTAGCGACAAGAATAACGGTCGCCCGAACTTGTATGAAACTGGACATACCGCTAGTCGAAGGCGGTGTTTATGGTTTTTCTGGATATGTAATGGATATTGGAAGAGAATGCGCTTGCCTGTCTTGTATCGGTTTTGACAATGTAATCCCGAAAACACCAATCCCTGTTTTGGGCGTTACAGCAGGAGTCATTGGCTGCATGCAGGCAAACGAGTGTATAAAACTTCTGTTAGGAATCGGCGAGCCTCTTTACGGACGTATGCTCAACTATGACGGACTTAGGGGTACTTGGGATGAAATAGGTATAGAAAAATCAGACAGCTGTTCGGTTCATGGAATTTATAAATAA
- a CDS encoding DsbA family oxidoreductase, whose translation MGKRRLEDALKQIDHPVEVTYRCFELDPTAGRDIKENVYEMLAKKYGMSIAQAKESNDRLVQTAKEIGLDYQMDTLILTNTFDAHRLTMYAKTQGLMKEMTERILRAYFTESKHIGDHKTLTELAVEVGLNRDAVENMLESDEMADAVRADLQAAKQYGISAVPFFLINKKYALTGAQPTEVFVQALKKIIAEDEIVVLNNQDGAVCDDDGCEIPNKE comes from the coding sequence ATTGGCAAAAGGCGTCTGGAGGACGCATTAAAGCAGATTGATCATCCAGTTGAAGTGACATACAGATGCTTCGAATTGGATCCGACAGCGGGTCGGGATATAAAAGAAAATGTATACGAAATGTTAGCGAAGAAATACGGAATGAGCATTGCTCAAGCTAAAGAAAGTAACGATAGATTGGTACAAACGGCAAAGGAAATTGGATTGGATTATCAAATGGATACTCTAATTTTGACGAACACGTTTGATGCTCATCGTTTAACCATGTACGCAAAAACACAAGGTTTAATGAAAGAAATGACCGAGCGGATTTTACGCGCCTATTTTACCGAGTCCAAACATATTGGAGATCATAAAACTCTAACAGAGTTGGCAGTGGAAGTCGGATTGAACCGAGATGCTGTTGAAAACATGCTGGAAAGTGATGAGATGGCCGATGCTGTCCGAGCAGATTTGCAAGCAGCGAAACAGTATGGCATTTCAGCTGTACCGTTCTTCCTTATTAATAAAAAATACGCTTTGACTGGCGCCCAACCAACAGAGGTGTTTGTTCAGGCTTTGAAAAAAATCATCGCAGAGGATGAAATCGTCGTTTTAAACAACCAGGACGGAGCAGTCTGTGATGACGATGGCTGTGAAATCCCTAATAAGGAGTAG
- a CDS encoding HsmA family protein: MLLYAIITINLAFVLYTIGVWSEKQQGSLKKWHLLIFWLGLIFDTVGTTLMSINESGFVFNLHGITGALAILLMLFHVVWASIVIIANNRKAQMRFHKLSLVVWLIWIIPFFTGAIMGMSA, from the coding sequence ATGCTTCTTTATGCAATCATAACTATAAATTTGGCTTTTGTATTATACACGATTGGTGTCTGGAGTGAAAAACAGCAGGGTAGCTTGAAAAAATGGCACTTATTAATCTTTTGGTTAGGTCTTATCTTTGATACTGTTGGAACAACGTTGATGAGTATCAATGAAAGCGGTTTTGTATTTAATTTACACGGTATTACTGGAGCGCTTGCGATATTATTAATGTTATTTCATGTTGTATGGGCATCCATTGTAATCATTGCAAACAACCGAAAAGCTCAAATGCGCTTTCATAAACTAAGCTTAGTGGTTTGGTTGATTTGGATTATTCCATTTTTTACTGGGGCTATTATGGGGATGAGTGCATAA
- a CDS encoding NAD(P)H-binding protein — protein MNKKSALIAGATGLVGNELLHILINSQKYEKIYALVRRPLEVKHPNLIEVICDFERLEEVEQYFTVDDVFCTLGTTIKKAKTKEAMYRIDVEYPIAIAELAKEKGAKHFLIVSSFQANKNSRLWYPKMKGELEEKLKGIPYEAMSIFQPPLLLGKRSEFRLFEKIAIDIVRGLGSIVGNQLRSQMGIEAKTVAAAMFLVAQKEQRGIETYLAGDMERIKSLA, from the coding sequence ATGAATAAGAAATCCGCACTGATAGCGGGAGCTACTGGTTTGGTAGGAAATGAATTACTGCATATCTTAATCAATAGTCAAAAATATGAAAAAATTTATGCTTTAGTTAGGAGACCACTTGAAGTTAAACATCCTAATCTTATTGAGGTAATTTGTGATTTTGAGCGACTGGAAGAAGTCGAGCAGTACTTTACTGTTGATGACGTGTTTTGTACATTGGGAACAACAATCAAAAAGGCTAAGACAAAAGAAGCGATGTATCGAATTGACGTAGAATACCCGATTGCTATTGCTGAATTGGCAAAGGAGAAAGGTGCTAAGCACTTTCTAATTGTAAGTTCTTTTCAAGCAAATAAAAATTCACGTTTGTGGTACCCAAAGATGAAGGGGGAACTAGAGGAGAAACTAAAAGGAATTCCGTATGAAGCTATGTCTATTTTCCAACCTCCTCTGCTATTAGGGAAACGTAGCGAGTTTCGCTTGTTCGAAAAAATAGCTATTGATATTGTTCGTGGTTTAGGGTCTATAGTAGGTAATCAATTAAGGAGTCAAATGGGAATAGAAGCGAAGACAGTTGCTGCTGCAATGTTTCTGGTTGCTCAGAAGGAACAAAGAGGCATCGAAACCTATTTAGCTGGCGATATGGAGAGAATCAAATCCTTAGCGTAG
- a CDS encoding WYL domain-containing protein, which produces MSKELKLSSKQRLLKLQNLMSKYTDQERQLTLDEILDKFYQEYKIHAGKKAIRDDLKELEDSLLFNVTVNQEKEGLEKKYSHQDRLFEIHELRMLVDAVSAAKFISNAETESLVNKINQLTSENQAQQLTNRIYLPENAKNENQQIKYSIHELHIAISNLQTIRFQYGKYDLNKKFKLSRNGDYYSVKPYALVWNHDFYYLIGEYLPEEEIRHYRVDRMRNVTATEEKFQPDPDFNKNKYTEKLFHMYSGEEHLVEIEFDAGLINVVIDHFGRGVSIRQVGENSFRISTQAITSDGLVKWLLTWGCEAKVLTPPSLVERMKEEAEKLYKKYHG; this is translated from the coding sequence TTGAGTAAAGAGCTTAAACTCTCCTCCAAACAGCGTCTCCTCAAATTACAAAATCTAATGTCTAAATACACCGATCAGGAAAGACAACTTACATTAGATGAAATCCTTGATAAATTTTATCAAGAATACAAGATCCATGCAGGTAAAAAAGCGATTCGTGATGATTTAAAGGAATTAGAAGATTCGTTGTTGTTCAATGTTACGGTTAATCAAGAAAAAGAAGGACTCGAAAAGAAATATAGCCACCAGGATAGGTTATTTGAAATACATGAATTGCGTATGCTTGTTGATGCGGTTTCAGCCGCAAAGTTTATCTCAAATGCTGAAACAGAAAGTTTAGTTAATAAAATAAACCAGTTAACGAGTGAAAATCAGGCCCAGCAATTAACGAATCGTATTTACCTTCCTGAAAATGCAAAAAACGAAAATCAACAGATAAAATATAGTATTCATGAGTTACATATAGCCATTTCAAACTTGCAAACCATTCGGTTTCAATACGGAAAATACGACCTAAATAAGAAGTTCAAATTAAGTCGCAACGGGGATTATTATTCTGTAAAACCTTATGCCCTTGTATGGAATCATGATTTTTACTATTTAATCGGGGAATATTTACCAGAGGAAGAAATACGCCATTACCGAGTCGACCGAATGAGAAATGTTACGGCAACCGAGGAAAAGTTTCAACCTGATCCCGATTTTAATAAAAATAAATATACGGAAAAGCTGTTTCATATGTACTCAGGTGAAGAGCATTTAGTCGAAATTGAATTTGATGCAGGTCTGATCAATGTCGTGATCGATCACTTTGGACGAGGCGTTTCCATTAGGCAAGTTGGAGAAAATTCATTCAGAATTTCCACGCAAGCAATTACAAGTGATGGGCTAGTAAAATGGCTGTTAACCTGGGGATGTGAAGCCAAAGTGTTAACACCACCATCATTAGTTGAACGGATGAAGGAAGAAGCAGAAAAATTATATAAAAAATATCATGGATAA
- a CDS encoding FxLYD domain-containing protein codes for MMKKAFSLILLVFLLVTVGCNNEYAGSSEDNNKTNETEAVKNGKEDKDEKKEEAKLEIVDQTSGAWVDSIGSVWVHSAAVYKNTGNVPVDIGETQMTYKGNDGSVLGTSTMIYSVPEIVQPGETAFVGESTILDGQTDANNFKETGYNFGFDQTSDDPTILETSAVQGIKGDQYIPYKVTGMVKNTTKVKQDDIRLAAGLFDGAGKLVGVLTGSVDIGLNPSGEAGFDLSYPEIPKEAVDKIVKVEVKAYGFNF; via the coding sequence ATGATGAAAAAGGCTTTCTCGCTAATTCTTCTAGTATTCCTGTTGGTTACGGTTGGCTGTAATAATGAATATGCTGGTTCTTCAGAGGATAACAATAAGACAAATGAAACCGAAGCAGTGAAAAACGGAAAAGAAGATAAGGATGAAAAGAAAGAAGAAGCAAAGTTAGAAATCGTTGATCAAACAAGTGGTGCTTGGGTTGACTCTATTGGTAGCGTGTGGGTGCATTCAGCTGCTGTATATAAAAATACAGGAAATGTTCCTGTTGATATTGGTGAAACACAAATGACCTATAAAGGGAATGATGGTTCGGTTCTTGGGACGAGTACGATGATTTATTCTGTCCCGGAAATTGTTCAACCAGGAGAAACTGCTTTTGTTGGTGAAAGTACAATTTTAGATGGTCAAACTGATGCTAATAATTTCAAAGAAACAGGCTACAATTTTGGTTTTGATCAAACCAGTGATGATCCAACCATTCTTGAAACATCGGCAGTTCAAGGCATCAAGGGGGATCAGTATATTCCGTACAAGGTTACGGGTATGGTAAAAAATACGACCAAAGTTAAGCAAGATGATATCCGACTCGCAGCAGGATTATTTGATGGAGCTGGAAAGCTCGTTGGAGTATTAACTGGTTCAGTTGATATCGGGCTAAATCCTAGTGGAGAAGCAGGATTTGATTTATCATATCCAGAAATACCAAAGGAAGCAGTAGATAAAATTGTAAAGGTAGAGGTTAAGGCTTATGGGTTTAATTTTTAA
- a CDS encoding glycosyltransferase: protein MYIQFFAPYFNAPRGNSTTIKRLVHFLQHKNINTSVIPYLEDDQWYHADADIYHILHATRFIKWKKENNFNLNRSYLVTMGGTDINVDLQESMDDEMFSFLNHAAFITVFTEDARDKVIQLFSGWRNKTVVIPQGVWLPWNISPINKRMIPRILLPAGLRPVKDVLHALPALDELIHEFPNMDFSILGAKLDETVYQQVQVESKKRNWMRYVGVVPYEVMKVWYDQAQIVINTSISEGQSLALMEAMAVGRPVIARKNEANLSLIRHKQTGWLYETMDEFKEAVHSIVNDVSLRESVIQQAKDWILEYSSPDKETLSYLNLYKQLNK from the coding sequence ATGTATATTCAATTCTTTGCTCCATATTTTAATGCGCCTAGAGGGAATTCAACAACGATTAAGCGTCTTGTTCACTTTTTACAACATAAAAATATCAATACGTCTGTTATTCCATACCTGGAAGACGATCAATGGTATCATGCGGATGCAGATATTTATCATATCTTACATGCAACCCGATTTATCAAATGGAAAAAAGAAAACAATTTTAATTTAAACCGTTCGTACCTTGTTACAATGGGTGGCACAGATATTAATGTCGATTTACAGGAAAGCATGGATGATGAGATGTTTTCCTTCTTAAATCATGCTGCATTTATTACTGTTTTTACAGAGGATGCGAGGGATAAAGTCATTCAGTTATTCTCTGGGTGGCGCAATAAGACGGTTGTAATTCCCCAAGGTGTTTGGCTCCCTTGGAACATTTCACCAATTAATAAAAGGATGATTCCCCGCATTCTTCTACCTGCTGGTTTACGCCCTGTAAAAGATGTTTTGCATGCTCTTCCTGCTCTTGATGAGTTGATTCATGAATTTCCGAATATGGATTTCTCTATTCTTGGGGCGAAATTGGACGAGACGGTCTATCAACAGGTACAGGTAGAGTCTAAGAAACGTAACTGGATGAGGTATGTTGGGGTTGTCCCATATGAAGTGATGAAGGTTTGGTACGACCAAGCTCAAATTGTCATTAATACTTCAATATCTGAAGGACAATCGCTTGCGCTAATGGAAGCTATGGCAGTAGGGCGTCCGGTAATTGCACGAAAAAATGAAGCCAATCTCAGTTTGATTCGCCATAAACAAACTGGCTGGCTTTATGAAACCATGGATGAATTTAAAGAGGCCGTTCATTCTATTGTAAATGATGTCTCATTACGTGAGAGTGTGATTCAGCAGGCAAAGGATTGGATATTGGAATACAGTTCACCTGATAAAGAAACACTTTCTTATCTCAATTTATATAAGCAGTTAAATAAATGA
- a CDS encoding NAD(P)-binding domain-containing protein encodes MKQLKIGLVGIGKLGTAMMTHWEKNNIKMGAYHPKMSKAQHFADEFSNSYCLSESELRRSDVLILALPATGVIPFISSLYSQTNPASAPLLINMATALDTKEIKAKFPILNVFGVKYMGHSRDLMEHGNGLFITDSPLPEQIAELYQCLGALKIDSEQALMDVNKLATYLAIKAAIEIEEEFTKRGFSSQYIKRALTSLAPEVIRGYSEGSLGHFAKEIVKEIKGEE; translated from the coding sequence ATGAAGCAGTTAAAAATAGGTTTAGTGGGTATAGGAAAATTAGGTACAGCGATGATGACCCATTGGGAGAAGAATAATATTAAAATGGGGGCCTATCATCCTAAGATGTCAAAAGCGCAACATTTTGCTGATGAATTTTCTAATAGTTATTGTCTTTCAGAGAGCGAGCTAAGGCGCTCGGATGTATTGATTTTAGCATTGCCTGCTACAGGTGTTATTCCGTTTATTTCTTCATTATATTCACAAACCAACCCGGCTTCTGCTCCCCTATTAATTAATATGGCAACCGCTCTGGATACGAAGGAAATTAAGGCAAAATTTCCAATCCTTAACGTATTCGGAGTGAAATATATGGGTCACTCGAGAGACTTAATGGAGCATGGCAATGGCTTATTTATTACCGACAGCCCTTTACCTGAGCAAATTGCTGAGCTCTATCAGTGTCTTGGAGCGCTAAAAATAGATAGTGAACAAGCTTTAATGGATGTGAACAAATTAGCCACCTATCTTGCGATCAAAGCAGCGATTGAGATTGAAGAGGAGTTTACTAAAAGAGGGTTTTCATCCCAATACATTAAACGAGCGCTAACTTCTTTAGCTCCCGAAGTGATTCGAGGATATAGTGAAGGGAGTCTAGGGCATTTTGCAAAAGAAATCGTTAAAGAAATTAAAGGAGAAGAATAG
- a CDS encoding molybdopterin cofactor-binding domain-containing protein, which yields MATYEFGESMDVISAIEQGAHQVIHEEYETGYQEHVYLEPQGMLGIYKADEIEVQGSMQCLYYIKNALISALACGDDEVRVVQSPTRRWFWR from the coding sequence ATGGCAACCTATGAATTTGGCGAAAGCATGGATGTTATTTCAGCGATCGAGCAGGGAGCGCACCAAGTGATCCATGAAGAGTATGAAACAGGTTATCAGGAGCATGTATATTTAGAGCCACAGGGAATGCTTGGGATTTATAAAGCTGATGAAATCGAAGTCCAAGGCTCAATGCAGTGTCTTTATTATATAAAAAACGCATTAATAAGTGCATTGGCCTGCGGTGATGACGAGGTAAGAGTCGTTCAAAGCCCAACCAGGCGGTGGTTTTGGCGGTAA